A genomic segment from Vagococcus zengguangii encodes:
- a CDS encoding HelD family protein, producing MKNNEWQLEQDYLDFVYGKLLETQKEVLAESDETNENSKDFIKRLSEDLRFNTDSVADNFESLIEVEQKNQELAQLNYKRGWLERQKNNIAQLLEVPYFAKLDVQYPEEPELEQFYIGVAGFTDENHEQYVYDWRSPIANLYYENNIGVTSYEAPMGEVAVDLKNRRQIKVERNKLVDFFDTTTAIEDPMLLQVLNEESSAKLQDITSTIQKEQNEIIRDTKSEVLLVEGIAGSGKTSTILQRIAFLLYRFRDDLLPEQVLLLSPNPMFSKYIEEVLPSLGEKNPRQMTYRDLIKNQGRTLNIENMEEQLQSHKRTNSLENMKKIEAHVANLSVEDLVFKDLMRENEVVLSRRWMKEMLVGLPQETEMYRKLEYLREQLSDYVQKYIAEESRKPYWRDEVQNMSNEEYKTLFPKGMQGNEDDNIEKIAFKVLTKRFQKVRGRINRFEWLDVEAHYERATGEFLEAPLSLDQATEYAYLSHLLLRKRDERRVKYMIIDEVQDYSEAQLYFLSQMFKQAHFTLVGDGLQSIFRQGTQFDRIQEIFEATGHAVTLRELKKSYRSSGPISHFMKHLAGGEASGIEVIDRPGKDPVQTGFENETEYLRYLNEMVAERQANYRQVILTKDSDEAIKLYRALEDKNEIRLVADGESMSFSTKTLIMPVHLAKGLEFDRVIVHDVSAKHYQTQRDLNILYTASSRAMHELYLPYIKEASNFLA from the coding sequence TTGAAAAATAATGAATGGCAACTAGAGCAAGATTATTTAGATTTTGTTTATGGAAAATTGTTGGAAACTCAAAAAGAAGTGTTAGCAGAGTCAGATGAAACAAATGAGAACTCTAAAGATTTTATTAAACGATTATCAGAAGATTTACGTTTTAATACCGATTCAGTGGCTGATAATTTTGAATCATTAATTGAAGTTGAGCAAAAGAATCAAGAGTTAGCTCAACTTAACTATAAACGTGGCTGGTTAGAACGCCAAAAAAATAATATCGCACAATTATTGGAAGTTCCCTATTTTGCTAAATTAGATGTGCAATATCCAGAAGAACCGGAGTTAGAGCAATTTTATATCGGGGTGGCTGGTTTTACGGACGAAAACCATGAGCAATATGTCTATGACTGGCGTTCACCGATTGCTAACTTATACTATGAAAATAATATTGGTGTGACAAGTTATGAAGCACCAATGGGAGAAGTAGCAGTTGACCTTAAAAATCGTCGCCAAATCAAAGTTGAGCGTAATAAATTAGTTGATTTTTTTGATACGACGACTGCGATTGAAGATCCAATGTTACTGCAAGTCTTAAACGAAGAATCAAGTGCGAAATTACAAGATATTACGAGCACGATCCAAAAAGAACAAAATGAAATTATTCGTGATACGAAGAGTGAAGTATTATTAGTAGAAGGAATTGCTGGAAGTGGTAAAACATCGACGATTTTACAGCGAATTGCCTTCTTATTATATCGTTTCCGAGATGATTTATTACCGGAACAAGTGTTACTATTATCACCGAATCCAATGTTTAGTAAATATATCGAAGAAGTATTACCAAGTTTAGGTGAGAAAAATCCACGCCAAATGACGTATCGTGATTTAATCAAAAATCAAGGCCGTACGTTAAATATTGAAAACATGGAAGAACAATTACAAAGTCATAAGCGCACCAATAGTCTAGAAAATATGAAGAAAATCGAAGCCCACGTTGCCAATTTATCGGTTGAAGATTTAGTATTCAAAGACTTAATGCGTGAAAACGAAGTCGTTTTATCTCGTCGCTGGATGAAAGAGATGCTAGTGGGCTTACCACAAGAAACGGAAATGTATCGTAAACTTGAGTATTTACGTGAACAGTTAAGTGATTATGTCCAAAAATATATTGCCGAAGAAAGTCGTAAACCATATTGGCGTGATGAAGTCCAAAATATGTCGAACGAGGAATACAAAACATTATTCCCGAAAGGCATGCAAGGTAATGAAGATGACAACATTGAAAAGATTGCGTTTAAAGTTTTAACCAAACGTTTCCAAAAAGTTCGTGGCCGTATTAATCGTTTTGAGTGGTTAGATGTTGAAGCGCATTATGAACGTGCAACGGGTGAATTTTTAGAAGCCCCGTTATCACTAGACCAAGCAACCGAATATGCGTATTTGAGTCATTTGTTGTTACGTAAACGTGATGAACGCCGTGTGAAATATATGATTATTGATGAAGTTCAAGATTACAGTGAAGCGCAACTTTACTTCTTGTCACAAATGTTCAAACAAGCGCATTTCACGTTAGTTGGAGATGGTTTACAATCCATTTTCCGCCAAGGAACGCAGTTTGACCGTATTCAAGAAATTTTTGAAGCAACCGGTCATGCGGTGACGTTACGTGAGCTGAAAAAATCATACCGTTCAAGTGGTCCAATCAGTCACTTTATGAAACACTTAGCGGGTGGTGAGGCTAGTGGCATTGAAGTCATTGATCGCCCAGGGAAGGACCCGGTGCAAACCGGTTTTGAAAATGAGACGGAATACTTACGCTATTTAAATGAGATGGTAGCTGAACGTCAAGCAAATTATCGTCAAGTCATTTTAACGAAAGATAGTGACGAAGCGATTAAATTATATCGTGCGTTAGAGGATAAAAATGAGATTCGCTTAGTGGCTGATGGTGAAAGCATGAGTTTCTCAACCAAAACGTTGATTATGCCAGTTCATTTAGCTAAAGGGCTAGAGTTCGACCGTGTCATTGTTCATGATGTATCAGCTAAACATTATCAAACACAACGAGATTTAAATATTTTATATACGGCAAGTTCGCGTGCGATGCATGAGTTGTATTTACCATACATCAAAGAGGCGTCAAATTTCCTGGCATAG
- a CDS encoding rhodanese-related sulfurtransferase: MNYQVLLYYQYVTIENPEEFAKQHLELCKSLNLKGRILVAGEGINGTLSGLVADTEKYMELMHADPRFKDTLFKVDPAEKHAFKKMHVRPRQEIVSLKLEDDVNPHELTGAYLSPQEFREAILDENTVVIDARNDYEYDLGHFRGAVRPDIRNFRDLPQWIRDNKEQFMDKRVVTYCTGGIRCEKFSGWLVREGFKDVGQLKDGIVTYGRDPEVQGDLWDGAMYVFDERITVPINRVNPTIIAKDWFDGEPCERYVNCANPECNRQIITSEANEAKYVRGCCEECRNHPRNRYVKENNLTTEEWAARLEAIGESLRPEIVAN, translated from the coding sequence ATGAATTATCAAGTATTATTGTACTACCAATATGTAACAATTGAGAACCCAGAAGAATTTGCAAAGCAACATTTAGAATTATGTAAATCATTGAATTTAAAAGGTCGTATTTTGGTCGCAGGTGAAGGAATTAACGGAACATTATCAGGTTTAGTAGCTGATACTGAAAAGTATATGGAGTTAATGCATGCTGACCCACGCTTTAAAGATACTTTATTTAAAGTCGATCCAGCTGAAAAACATGCCTTCAAAAAAATGCATGTCCGCCCTCGTCAAGAAATCGTTTCATTAAAACTTGAAGATGATGTTAACCCACACGAATTAACTGGGGCTTACTTATCTCCTCAAGAATTCCGTGAAGCTATCTTAGATGAAAATACAGTTGTTATCGATGCGCGTAACGACTACGAATATGATTTAGGTCATTTCCGTGGCGCTGTTCGTCCAGACATCCGTAATTTCAGAGATTTACCACAATGGATTCGCGACAACAAAGAGCAATTTATGGACAAACGTGTGGTTACTTATTGTACAGGTGGTATCCGCTGTGAGAAATTCTCAGGCTGGTTAGTGCGTGAAGGATTCAAAGACGTTGGTCAATTAAAAGACGGTATCGTAACATATGGTCGTGACCCTGAAGTGCAAGGTGACCTATGGGACGGCGCAATGTACGTGTTTGACGAGCGTATTACTGTACCAATTAACCGCGTGAACCCAACGATTATTGCTAAAGACTGGTTTGATGGTGAGCCATGTGAACGTTATGTGAACTGTGCTAACCCAGAATGTAACCGTCAAATCATCACATCAGAAGCAAACGAAGCTAAATACGTTCGTGGTTGCTGTGAAGAGTGTCGTAATCACCCACGTAACCGCTATGTTAAAGAAAACAACTTAACAACTGAAGAATGGGCAGCACGCTTAGAAGCAATCGGCGAAAGCTTACGTCCTGAAATAGTAGCAAATTAA
- a CDS encoding NusG domain II-containing protein encodes MSLWNELKKQYRYMDGVIIALLIILSFVPMIAFAYTTDKQTFAEDKTEAIITINGKEVDRFTLSKETPHQEKTYHPTDKQYNIIEVDGTRIRVREDNSPDQIAVKTGWIEKPGQVSICLPHKLMIEIKGVVSEEDEMIISY; translated from the coding sequence ATGTCGCTATGGAATGAATTAAAAAAACAATATCGATACATGGATGGCGTCATTATTGCACTGTTAATCATCCTGTCGTTCGTCCCAATGATTGCTTTTGCTTATACAACAGATAAACAAACTTTCGCCGAAGATAAGACCGAGGCCATTATTACAATTAATGGAAAAGAAGTTGATCGCTTCACTCTTTCAAAAGAGACCCCTCATCAAGAAAAAACGTATCATCCAACTGATAAACAATATAATATTATTGAAGTGGATGGCACACGTATTCGTGTTCGTGAAGATAATAGTCCCGATCAAATCGCTGTTAAAACAGGATGGATTGAAAAACCAGGACAAGTCAGCATTTGTTTACCTCATAAATTGATGATTGAAATTAAAGGTGTCGTAAGTGAAGAAGACGAAATGATTATTTCTTACTAA
- a CDS encoding GNAT family N-acetyltransferase, translating to MIRRAKLADRDQVMPLIMVILKDMELTFLSKYGEATTLELLKKGYETDDYRYSYRRAIVAEENNEVLGVAFGYRDTEEPCIDAPLTAFFEAFGIDKDDQLFVDSEVGDNEWYLDSIAVREDQRGKGVGTNLLAALTEFCDYPVIGLNVDLQNPQAEKLYEKMGFKTVGEMTISGHLYHHMQKTLVND from the coding sequence ATTATTAGACGAGCAAAATTAGCAGATCGCGATCAAGTAATGCCATTGATTATGGTGATTTTAAAAGATATGGAATTAACTTTTTTAAGTAAATACGGTGAAGCGACTACGCTGGAATTATTGAAAAAAGGTTATGAAACTGATGATTATCGTTATAGTTATCGTCGAGCAATCGTAGCGGAAGAAAACAATGAAGTTCTCGGGGTAGCTTTTGGTTATCGAGATACAGAAGAGCCGTGTATCGATGCGCCTTTAACAGCTTTTTTTGAGGCGTTTGGAATCGATAAAGACGATCAGTTGTTTGTTGACTCAGAAGTTGGTGATAATGAATGGTATCTAGATTCAATCGCTGTAAGAGAGGATCAACGCGGCAAAGGGGTCGGCACGAACTTATTGGCAGCACTGACAGAGTTTTGTGACTATCCAGTTATTGGGTTAAATGTTGATTTACAAAATCCGCAAGCAGAAAAACTATATGAAAAAATGGGTTTTAAAACAGTTGGAGAAATGACAATTAGTGGTCATTTATATCATCATATGCAAAAAACACTCGTTAACGACTAA
- a CDS encoding 3D domain-containing protein gives MKIKKISLVLTLITLMTSVFAVNVNADNITDLKQQEAAVESKAEQIDSEINQTLAEVNKKYAVLADLNNQISKSEETIKETEKNIAKTKETIEKRKETAAKRFQTMQLNGDQLDSFGAILSAANVSDFLSRLYAISVIQGAENSKVTALISEQEKLEKLEETLATTQSDLKQQEAAVVNEKQALDEKVASLQVTYDENKELLTNLATKRAAAEAVKQAEEEAAAKAAAKAKLEAEAKEKAEQEAQASKDKEVTQPTEEVSKETTPSSESKEESSQNSSSSESSKEDNTTSTTDSNEQSESSKEPEVSQPEKPSVSQGQAGQATAYLATGNLTATGTVPTPGRTIAVDPSVIPLGSLVQITVPSMPQYNGVYRAEDTGGAVHGNIIDIFFSNETDARNFGRRAIYFTVM, from the coding sequence TTGAAGATTAAAAAAATTAGCTTAGTTCTCACGCTAATCACTTTAATGACAAGCGTTTTTGCTGTTAATGTGAATGCCGATAATATTACTGATTTGAAACAACAAGAAGCGGCAGTAGAAAGTAAAGCAGAACAAATTGATAGTGAAATTAATCAGACGTTAGCTGAAGTAAATAAAAAATATGCTGTTTTGGCTGATTTAAATAATCAAATTTCAAAATCAGAAGAAACAATTAAAGAAACGGAAAAGAACATCGCTAAAACAAAAGAAACCATTGAAAAGCGTAAGGAAACAGCAGCTAAACGTTTCCAAACAATGCAGTTAAATGGTGATCAGTTGGATTCATTTGGTGCGATTCTATCAGCGGCGAATGTTTCGGATTTCTTGTCTAGATTGTATGCTATATCTGTTATTCAAGGTGCAGAAAACTCTAAAGTAACAGCTCTTATTTCAGAACAAGAGAAGTTAGAAAAATTAGAAGAGACATTAGCTACAACCCAATCAGATTTGAAACAACAAGAAGCCGCTGTAGTGAATGAAAAACAAGCACTTGATGAAAAAGTTGCAAGTTTACAAGTGACATATGACGAAAATAAAGAATTATTAACGAATTTGGCTACTAAACGTGCAGCAGCTGAGGCTGTAAAACAAGCTGAAGAAGAAGCCGCTGCAAAAGCTGCAGCTAAAGCAAAGTTAGAAGCAGAAGCTAAAGAAAAAGCAGAACAAGAAGCTCAGGCATCAAAAGACAAAGAAGTAACACAACCAACAGAAGAAGTTTCTAAAGAAACAACACCTTCTTCAGAATCAAAAGAAGAGTCAAGTCAAAATAGTTCATCTAGCGAATCAAGTAAAGAAGATAATACAACATCGACGACTGATTCAAATGAACAATCAGAGAGTTCTAAAGAACCTGAAGTATCTCAACCAGAAAAACCTAGCGTTTCTCAAGGTCAAGCTGGTCAAGCGACTGCTTACTTAGCAACAGGTAACTTAACTGCTACCGGAACAGTTCCAACACCAGGGAGAACGATTGCCGTTGATCCTAGTGTGATTCCGTTAGGTTCACTAGTTCAAATCACCGTACCAAGTATGCCTCAATATAATGGTGTATATCGTGCGGAAGATACAGGTGGAGCCGTCCATGGGAATATTATTGATATTTTCTTTTCTAACGAAACTGACGCTAGGAATTTTGGCCGTCGCGCAATTTACTTTACTGTAATGTAA
- a CDS encoding nucleoside 2-deoxyribosyltransferase, whose product MTQSIYYAAPLFSNMEKQYNDYLVKKLRDNYPDIEFYVPQEQGDINDKTQYADSKQIAKYDTDALLRSDLMVAVLDGATIDVGVASEIGVAYQAGIPVVGLFSDSRQQGADHPDKLAALQDVAESQFPYANLYTIGLIKLNGHVVATEQEFIEAIKTYL is encoded by the coding sequence ATGACGCAATCGATTTATTACGCAGCCCCACTTTTTTCGAATATGGAAAAACAATACAATGACTATTTAGTCAAAAAGTTACGAGATAATTATCCAGATATCGAGTTTTATGTCCCACAAGAACAAGGCGATATTAATGATAAAACGCAGTACGCAGACTCAAAACAGATTGCAAAATATGACACTGATGCCTTATTACGAAGTGATTTAATGGTTGCCGTACTAGATGGGGCTACAATCGATGTTGGCGTAGCTTCTGAAATCGGTGTTGCTTATCAAGCAGGAATTCCTGTCGTCGGGCTATTTTCTGATAGTCGTCAACAAGGGGCTGACCATCCTGATAAGTTAGCGGCTTTACAAGATGTAGCCGAATCACAATTTCCATATGCCAACCTTTATACTATTGGCTTGATCAAATTAAATGGTCACGTCGTTGCTACCGAACAAGAATTTATCGAAGCGATAAAAACTTACCTATAA
- a CDS encoding MgtC/SapB family protein has product MIENMDYLEIIKRLILAIIVSGIVGFDREYKNRPAGVRTHILVAVGACVIALIQEQIAAETVAYIKENPSLSGSISLNQGRLTAQVISGIGFLGAGTIMVNKTSVKGLTTAASIWAVACLGIAAGEGFYTITLIGFIAVILVLTVLEHIIRVPALKILEIDYTGDETIKHELVAFLKKENIEIRNVNYHICQEDNQRVYKLLLELECAPDIKAIDIIDYLADHPQVIKVILEDS; this is encoded by the coding sequence ATGATTGAGAATATGGACTACCTAGAAATTATCAAACGCCTAATTTTAGCCATTATCGTTTCGGGGATTGTGGGATTTGATCGTGAATACAAAAACAGACCGGCCGGTGTACGGACACATATTTTAGTTGCTGTGGGGGCCTGTGTCATTGCCCTTATTCAAGAACAAATTGCAGCCGAAACAGTTGCCTATATTAAAGAAAATCCAAGCTTAAGTGGGTCAATCAGTCTTAACCAAGGACGTTTAACCGCTCAAGTAATTAGTGGAATTGGGTTCTTAGGCGCTGGAACAATTATGGTAAACAAAACATCTGTTAAAGGACTAACTACTGCAGCTTCCATTTGGGCTGTAGCTTGCTTAGGAATTGCTGCTGGTGAAGGATTCTATACTATTACATTAATCGGATTTATCGCTGTTATTTTGGTTTTAACCGTATTGGAACACATCATCAGAGTACCGGCATTAAAAATACTAGAAATTGATTACACCGGTGATGAGACTATTAAACATGAACTCGTTGCGTTCCTAAAAAAAGAAAATATTGAAATTAGAAATGTTAACTATCACATTTGCCAAGAAGATAATCAAAGGGTCTATAAATTACTATTAGAACTTGAATGTGCACCTGACATCAAAGCCATTGATATTATCGACTACCTTGCTGATCATCCACAAGTGATTAAAGTTATACTAGAAGATTCATAA